The following coding sequences lie in one Arachis stenosperma cultivar V10309 chromosome 5, arast.V10309.gnm1.PFL2, whole genome shotgun sequence genomic window:
- the LOC130982371 gene encoding transcription factor MYC2-like, which translates to MNLWTDDNSSVMEAFMTSSDLSSLWPPPPPPPQSASSAAVFNQDTLQQRLQALIEGARESWTYAIFWQSSYDYPSSASTAVLGWGDGYYKGDEDKGKAKSTKTTTPAEQDHRKKVLRELNSLISGSAAAPSDDVEEEVTDTEWFFLVSMTQSFVSGTGLPGQAFYHSSPVWLTGPDRLAGSSCERARQGQVFGLQTLVCIPSSNGVVELGSTEMIFQNPDLMNKVRILFNFNSNSIDVGSSWPLTGSTTTTAADQGENDPSSLWLNDSEIRDSVTTVTTVTTTTPASVISVNPGSSALAETPSSVHLPNNNNNTHAGGASQSQNRSFFSRELNFSEFGFDGSNAVKTGNGQHHSLKPESGEILSFGESKRSSYGGGGGGGGGGGGGNANFFSGQSQFVAAAEDNNGKKRKSPNSRGSNNDDGMLSFTSGVILPPSNMKSSGGGGDSDHSDLEASVVKENESSRVVEPEKRPRKRGRKPANGREEPLNHVEAERQRREKLNQRFYALRAVVPNVSKMDKASLLGDAISYITELKSKLQTLESDKDGLEKQLDSLKKDLDKVKKEASSAPPPLPDKELRMSSNNLVGGGKLIDLDIDVKIIGWDAMIRIQCSKKNHPAARLMAALMELDLDVHHASVSVVNDLMIQQATVKMGSRFYTQEQLRSALTSKVGGDVR; encoded by the coding sequence ATGAACCTCTGGACAGACGACAACTCCTCCGTTATGGAGGCCTTCATGACCTCCTCCGACCTCTCTTCCCTCTGGCCTCCGCCACCTCCTCCCCCTCAATCCGCCTCCTCTGCCGCCGTATTTAATCAGGATACCCTCCAGCAGCGCCTCCAGGCTCTCATCGAAGGGGCTAGGGAGAGCTGGACATATGCTATTTTCTGGCAGTCTTCCTATGACTACCCCTCCTCCGCCTCCACCGCCGTCCTCGGCTGGGGCGACGGCTATTACAAGGGCGATGAAGACAAGGGAAAGGCCAAATCCACCAAAACCACCACCCCCGCCGAGCAGGATCACCGTAAAAAGGTCCTCCGCGAGCTCAATTCCCTGATTTCCGGCTCCGCTGCCGCCCCCTCCGACGATGTCGAAGAGGAAGTCACCGACACCGAGTGGTTCTTCCTAGTCTCCATGACGCAGTCCTTTGTAAGCGGGACGGGGCTCCCCGGCCAGGCTTTCTACCACTCGAGCCCGGTCTGGCTTACAGGCCCGGACAGACTCGCCGGTTCGTCGTGCGAGCGGGCCAGACAAGGCCAGGTATTCGGGCTCCAAACCCTGGTTTGCATACCTTCCTCAAACGGGGTGGTTGAGCTTGGCTCCACGGAGATGATCTTCCAAAATCCCGATCTGATGAACAAGGTTAGGAttctcttcaatttcaataGCAACAGCATCGACGTGGGCTCATCGTGGCCGTTAACCGGCAGCACAACTACCACAGCCGCCGATCAAGGTGAGAACGATCCTTCTTCATTATGGCTTAACGATTCTGAAATTAGGGATTCTGTTACCACCGTTACTACCGTCACAACGACCACTCCTGCCTCGGTTATTTCCGTTAACCCTGGTTCGAGCGCCTTGGCAGAAACCCCAAGCTCCGTTCACTTGCcgaataataacaacaacacgCACGCTGGTGGCGCGTCTCAATCGCAGAACCGGAGCTTCTTCTCAAGAGAGTTAAACTTTTCGGAGTTTGGATTTGACGGTAGTAACGCCGTCAAAACGGGGAACGGTCAGCATCACTCCCTCAAGCCGGAATCTGGTGAGATTCTGAGCTTCGGCGAGAGCAAGAGGAGCTCGTATGGCGGAGGTGGAGGCGGAGGCGGAGGCGGAGGAGGTGGAAACGCGAACTTCTTCTCCGGCCAGTCGCAGTTCGTTGCCGCAGCCGAGGACAACAACGGGAAAAAGAGGAAGTCGCCGAATTCGAGAGGAAGCAACAACGACGACGGCATGCTCTCCTTCACATCCGGTGTGATTCTTCCGCCGTCGAACATGAAATCCAGTGGCGGAGGCGGTGATTCCGACCACTCAGACCTGGAGGCCTCGGTGGTGAAGGAGAACGAAAGCAGCAGAGTGGTGGAGCCGGAGAAGCGGCCAAGAAAAAGAGGGCGGAAGCCGGCGAATGGCAGAGAGGAACCGTTGAACCACGTGGAAGCGGAGAGGCAGAGAAGGGAGAAGCTCAACCAGCGATTCTACGCCCTCCGTGCCGTAGTTCCAAACGTTTCAAAGATGGACAAAGCTTCACTCCTTGGCGACGCCATTTCCTACATCACAGAGCTCAAATCAAAGCTTCAAACCCTCGAATCAGACAAAGATGGCTTAGAGAAGCAGCTTGATTCACTGAAGAAGGATCTTGATAAGGTCAAAAAGGAAGCTTCTTCagctcctcctcctcttccagACAAGGAACTAAGGATGTCCTCCAACAACCTTGTAGGTGGTGGGAAGCTTATTGATTTGGATATAGACGTGAAGATAATTGGCTGGGATGCAATGATAAGAATCCAATGCAGCAAGAAGAACCACCCTGCCGCGAGATTGATGGCAGCCCTGATGGAGCTGGACTTGGACGTCCACCACGCCAGCGTGTCTGTGGTGAATGATTTGATGATACAACAGGCAACAGTGAAGATGGGTAGCCGGTTTTACACGCAGGAGCAGCTCCGGTCGGCGCTAACATCCAAAGTTGGTGGTGATGTACGGTAG
- the LOC130979745 gene encoding uncharacterized protein LOC130979745 — MENMQSVSGKQDNSIMKSIEQRARSRGRSDLMTQRLKNRERQRRYRARKRLEAETKKPFVVQETPAVQVELQPNGNHNSFVTQPKENHNNFMTRIYCKRDWKKDARRVHLLKHQDTNGSIDHSSTLTSVPEVACLAVGNKTESMLEREVQFGSSVVVNNETPNRGLLGRRDWKAEARRKKS, encoded by the coding sequence ATGGAAAACATGCAAAGTGTCTCTGGAAAACAAGATAATTCCATAATGAAGTCCATTGAGCAAAGAGCACGCTCTAGAGGGCGTAGCGACTTAATGACTCAACGTCTGAAAAATCGAGAGAGGCAACGAAGATACAGGGCTCGCAAGCGTCTAGAAGCCGAAACCAAGAAGCCTTTTGTTGTACAAGAGACTCCAGCAGTGCAAGTAGAGCTACAACCAAATGGGAATCACAACAGCTTTGTGACTCAACCAAAGGAGAACCACAACAACTTCATGACCCGCATATATTGCAAACGGGATTGGAAAAAGGATGCACGGCGGGTTCATCTTCTGAAGCACCAAGATACAAATGGATCAATTGATCATTCTTCAACATTAACTAGTGTTCCTGAGGTTGCATGTTTAGCTGTTGGGAATAAGACAGAATCCATGCTAGAGAGGGAAGTTCAGTTTGGATCTTCTGTTGTTGTGAATAATGAAACTCCTAATAGAGGCTTGCTGGGTAGAAGAGATTGGAAAGCAGAAGctagaagaaagaaaagttag